Proteins encoded by one window of Enterobacter hormaechei subsp. xiangfangensis:
- a CDS encoding fimbrial protein, whose protein sequence is MRLLFLALFFMSSQALALSWTSDITLSPTPMSWSGPADSIVPGKTIGSEWSASASVSEVFWCGLVFTCSKGTLEPSSSITATGITVILDGANYMVFETGVPGIGFILGLKDYNGTTYVPMQTGITQSYPADGTNGYATALGWSAKVTFIKTGVPLKSGVYQTPTINAAILTAYNNEVKTAQVIINPTTITVTASGCTVGTKSANVDLGTIDVHTLPSVGSTSPSGEFNVSLTCDENVAVNAVMTDQTTPSNTSSVVTLTGDSTASGIGVQFFYNGTGPLMMGPDSSAAGTTGQFFIQTTSAAQTLSLPFQAQYIRTGDLVPGSANALASITFSYQ, encoded by the coding sequence ATGCGTTTACTGTTTTTAGCCCTGTTTTTCATGTCCTCTCAGGCGCTTGCCCTCTCCTGGACATCGGATATCACCCTTTCGCCAACGCCCATGTCGTGGTCCGGCCCGGCAGACTCCATCGTGCCTGGAAAGACGATCGGCTCTGAATGGAGCGCCTCTGCGAGCGTCTCGGAAGTGTTCTGGTGCGGCCTGGTATTTACCTGCTCCAAAGGGACGCTGGAGCCGAGCAGCAGTATAACCGCCACCGGCATCACGGTTATTCTTGATGGCGCAAATTACATGGTATTTGAAACGGGCGTGCCCGGCATCGGCTTCATTCTTGGGCTCAAAGATTATAACGGCACCACCTATGTGCCGATGCAGACGGGCATTACGCAGAGCTATCCGGCCGATGGGACTAACGGTTACGCCACCGCACTGGGCTGGTCAGCAAAAGTGACGTTTATCAAGACCGGCGTTCCGCTGAAATCCGGCGTATACCAGACCCCGACCATTAACGCGGCGATCCTGACGGCCTATAACAACGAAGTGAAAACCGCGCAGGTGATCATCAACCCCACCACCATCACGGTGACGGCAAGCGGCTGCACGGTAGGCACAAAAAGCGCCAACGTCGACCTGGGCACCATTGATGTTCACACGCTGCCCAGCGTAGGCAGCACCTCGCCGTCGGGGGAGTTTAACGTCAGCCTGACCTGCGATGAGAACGTGGCGGTTAACGCAGTGATGACCGATCAGACCACACCGTCAAATACCTCGTCGGTCGTGACGCTGACCGGGGACTCCACGGCCTCCGGCATTGGCGTACAGTTTTTCTATAACGGTACCGGGCCGCTGATGATGGGGCCAGACAGCTCGGCCGCAGGCACGACGGGACAGTTTTTCATCCAGACCACCAGCGCAGCACAAACGCTATCCCTGCCGTTCCAGGCGCAGTACATCCGAACCGGAGACCTGGTCCCCGGCTCGGCCAATGCCCTGGCAAGCATCACCTTTTCGTATCAGTAG
- a CDS encoding lipocalin family protein, whose protein sequence is MRLWPVVTGVAIALTLVACKSPTPPKGVQPITGFDASRYLGKWYEVARLENRFERGLEQVTATYGKRSDGGISVLNRGYDPVKNKWNESEGKAYFTGEPTTAALKVSFFGPFYGGYNVIKLDDKYQYALVSGPNRDYLWILSRTPTIPDAVKQDYLNTARGLGFRVDQLVWVKH, encoded by the coding sequence ATGAGGCTATGGCCTGTAGTTACCGGTGTCGCCATTGCGCTGACTCTGGTTGCCTGTAAATCTCCCACGCCGCCGAAAGGCGTGCAGCCCATTACCGGCTTTGATGCCAGCCGCTATCTCGGCAAATGGTATGAAGTCGCCCGACTGGAAAACCGCTTTGAGCGCGGTCTGGAACAGGTCACCGCGACGTACGGCAAGCGCAGCGATGGCGGTATCAGCGTACTGAACCGCGGCTATGATCCGGTGAAGAACAAATGGAATGAGAGCGAAGGAAAGGCGTACTTTACCGGCGAACCGACTACGGCTGCGCTGAAGGTATCGTTCTTCGGCCCGTTCTACGGCGGCTATAACGTGATCAAGCTGGACGATAAGTACCAGTACGCGCTGGTCAGCGGCCCGAACCGTGACTACCTGTGGATTTTATCGCGCACCCCGACCATTCCGGATGCGGTAAAACAGGACTACCTGAACACCGCACGCGGTCTGGGCTTCCGGGTCGATCAGCTGGTGTGGGTGAAGCACTAA
- a CDS encoding MerR family transcriptional regulator has product MAYSIGEFARLSGITATTLRAWQRRYGLLKPERTDGGHRLYSDEDVQQALKILDWVKKGVPIGQVKSLLERPAPRRANNWQTLQQAMMQKLQEGKIESLRQMIYDAGREYPRPELVTNVLRPLRSQISANVAAAMTLREILDGILIAYTSFCLEGDKKAPGDNILISGWYLNDPCEIWLEALTRTGQGHRIDILPVPPAALAPEIFPDRKWLLVTSGKLTAARKKQVAQWQQQVSLEVIIL; this is encoded by the coding sequence ATGGCTTACTCCATCGGCGAATTCGCCAGACTCAGCGGCATCACCGCCACCACGCTGCGGGCGTGGCAGCGACGCTATGGCTTGCTCAAACCCGAGCGTACGGACGGCGGTCACCGCCTGTACAGCGATGAGGACGTTCAGCAGGCGCTGAAAATCCTCGACTGGGTAAAAAAAGGCGTACCCATCGGTCAGGTTAAATCACTGCTGGAACGCCCTGCGCCGCGCCGCGCCAATAACTGGCAAACCCTGCAACAGGCCATGATGCAAAAGTTGCAGGAGGGGAAAATTGAATCCCTGCGTCAGATGATTTACGACGCCGGACGCGAATACCCAAGGCCAGAGCTGGTCACTAACGTGCTGCGTCCGTTGCGCAGCCAGATATCGGCCAACGTCGCCGCCGCCATGACGCTGCGTGAGATCCTCGACGGCATCCTCATCGCCTATACCTCGTTTTGCCTTGAGGGCGATAAAAAAGCGCCGGGCGATAACATCCTCATCAGCGGCTGGTACCTCAACGACCCGTGTGAGATCTGGCTTGAAGCCCTGACGCGCACCGGCCAGGGCCACCGCATCGACATCCTGCCGGTTCCCCCTGCCGCGCTGGCCCCGGAAATTTTCCCGGATCGCAAATGGCTGCTGGTCACCAGCGGCAAACTCACCGCCGCGCGGAAAAAGCAGGTTGCGCAGTGGCAGCAGCAGGTTTCCCTTGAGGTAATTATCCTCTGA
- a CDS encoding fimbrial protein, which yields MSVTVRFLPLILLMVITVPARGYDVLVSVTGNVIGNTCIVSEDSKEQNVPLGTLGVKQFSEAGAVSNIKTPFTLTLEACGPTFAGVKIRFSGTPDDENPQLLKVADGGATGVAVQILDKDSVLIPLDTQTAAYGAAGDDSVKMTFYARLAATGAPVNAGDVSAVATWTTEYQ from the coding sequence ATGTCAGTAACCGTCCGTTTCCTCCCCCTGATCCTGCTGATGGTCATCACCGTCCCCGCGCGCGGCTATGACGTGCTGGTTTCCGTGACCGGCAACGTGATCGGCAATACCTGCATTGTCTCGGAAGATTCGAAGGAGCAAAACGTGCCGCTGGGCACCCTCGGCGTGAAGCAATTTAGCGAGGCGGGGGCAGTCAGCAATATCAAAACGCCCTTCACGCTCACCCTTGAAGCGTGCGGCCCCACCTTTGCTGGCGTGAAAATCCGCTTCAGCGGTACGCCGGATGACGAAAACCCGCAGCTTCTGAAAGTCGCTGACGGCGGCGCGACCGGCGTGGCAGTGCAGATACTGGATAAAGACAGCGTACTTATCCCGCTGGACACCCAAACCGCTGCTTACGGCGCGGCGGGGGATGACAGCGTAAAAATGACCTTCTATGCGCGACTGGCCGCCACGGGTGCGCCGGTCAATGCCGGAGACGTTTCGGCAGTGGCGACCTGGACGACGGAGTATCAATAA
- the uraH gene encoding hydroxyisourate hydrolase, with translation MKKTLPLMMLAAMAFAPAAFSAPAGTLSVHVLDQQTGMPPADVTVTLEKQEQDKWTPIASGKTDHDGRIKSLYPQDQDMAPGVYKVTFKTADYFHGKKLDSFFPEVPVLFTVTRTNEKLHIPLLLSQYGYSTYKGS, from the coding sequence ATGAAAAAGACACTCCCTCTGATGATGCTGGCTGCCATGGCTTTCGCGCCTGCCGCATTCAGCGCCCCGGCAGGCACCCTGAGCGTCCACGTTCTGGACCAGCAAACCGGTATGCCGCCAGCGGATGTGACCGTTACGCTGGAGAAGCAGGAGCAGGACAAGTGGACCCCGATTGCCAGCGGTAAAACCGACCACGACGGGCGCATTAAATCGCTTTATCCGCAGGATCAGGATATGGCACCTGGCGTGTATAAAGTGACCTTCAAAACCGCCGATTACTTCCACGGCAAAAAGCTGGACTCCTTCTTCCCGGAAGTGCCGGTGCTGTTCACCGTCACCCGCACCAATGAAAAACTGCACATCCCGCTTCTGCTCAGCCAGTACGGTTACTCAACCTACAAGGGCAGCTGA